In Aegilops tauschii subsp. strangulata cultivar AL8/78 chromosome 3, Aet v6.0, whole genome shotgun sequence, one genomic interval encodes:
- the LOC141043045 gene encoding uncharacterized protein, producing the protein MAEEPSAKHPRGETSDQSTEVDDVQVLGQKHDYKVHLKEVDIHGKEKLDVVCTSNPEEADKMISRILKRVCGLYPQYIGIDVEYPGRTNLRRGQRFYSYAWRNSVWPKSLRPFLKEDRFYTFAGFSIEGDKEMLRSSGLEINPDKYIDIQHKWRVPFKGRKRYHSLADVAGSVIHPFYKQMKDKIDRVEDHKLWGISPLPNYLIEYAAIDAYATYESWKRIENIREGLESAKEAEKNYDDPYYGY; encoded by the exons ATGGCGGAGGAACCATCTGCCAAGCATCCCCGTGGTGAGACGTCCGACCAGAGCACGGAGGTCGACGACGTTCAGGTCCTCGGTCAGAAGCACGACTACAAAGTGCACCTCAAGGAGGTTGACATCCACGGCAAGGAAAAGCTGGATGTCGTATGCACCAGCAATCCTGAGGAAGCCGACAAGATGATCAGCAGGATCCTGAAGAGGGTCTGCGGCTTGTACCCTCAATACATCGGCATTGATGTCGAGTATCCAGGGAGGACGAACCTCCGCAGAGGGCAGCGGTTCTACAGTTATGCGTGGAGGAACTCTGTTTG GCCCAAGAGTCTGCGCCCGTTCCTGAAGGAGGACAGGTTCTACACCTTTGCCGGCTTCAGTATTGAAGGTGACAAAGAGATGCTGCGAAGTTCTGGTTTGGAGATCAACCCCGACAAGTACATCGACATCCAGCACAAATGGAGAGTTCCTTTCAAGGGAAGAAAGAGGTACCACTCTTTGGCTGATGTTGCAGGGAGCGTGATCCACCCATTCTACAAACAGATGAAGGATAAGATTGATAGGGTTGAAGACCATAAACTGTGGGGGATCAGCCCACTGCCAAATTACCTCATTGAGTATGCAGCGATAGATGCGTACGCCACCTACGAGTCATGGAAGAGAATTGAAAACATCAGAGAAGGTCTGGAGAGTGCAAAAGAGGCAGAGAAGAATTATGACGATCCTTACTACGGATACTAG